In uncultured Methanobacterium sp., a genomic segment contains:
- a CDS encoding NAD(P)/FAD-dependent oxidoreductase: MRKIKYDVVVVGGRIGGSTASLFASKNDLDVLMIEKNQEIGTPVQCAEATSSSTFKTLEMKPSSKYVCNEIKGADIFAPDSTHVHMEGGYAEGFLSEGFILERKLFDKQLAIESAKAGTDIMVKTTAKDLIRKNGEICGVVAKHMGHTIEIEADLVIAADGIESRIAKMAGLKTHQTPQSLFSCAQYEMVGVECDPDYLQFYFGEKIAPGGYVWIFPKGDGIANVGLGVRSDTETAYSFLKKFTSTMNATPVELNMGGVPVYGPVKKTYASGLMVVGDAAGHVEPFTGGGIHVTAQCARIAGEVAAEAVENENTSENFLKKYEKRWQKEVGKDLKQSLKYRKILDQLTDEEMDSVVKFIKEQGMESISKMALLGFVREHPKFLKLLKDIIL; encoded by the coding sequence AATCAGGAAATAGGCACCCCGGTGCAGTGTGCTGAGGCCACCAGCTCCAGCACATTTAAAACCCTGGAAATGAAACCCTCCTCAAAGTACGTGTGTAATGAAATAAAAGGAGCCGATATATTCGCCCCTGACAGTACTCATGTACACATGGAAGGAGGGTATGCTGAAGGATTCCTTTCTGAAGGATTCATTTTAGAGCGGAAATTGTTTGATAAACAGCTTGCCATAGAATCAGCCAAAGCAGGTACTGATATCATGGTTAAAACCACTGCCAAGGACCTCATACGCAAAAATGGTGAGATTTGTGGAGTGGTTGCCAAGCATATGGGGCATACCATTGAAATTGAAGCAGACCTGGTAATTGCCGCCGATGGAATAGAATCCCGAATAGCCAAAATGGCAGGGCTTAAAACCCATCAGACCCCTCAAAGTCTTTTTTCATGTGCACAGTACGAGATGGTGGGTGTGGAGTGTGATCCCGATTATCTTCAATTTTATTTTGGTGAAAAAATAGCTCCCGGTGGATACGTGTGGATCTTTCCCAAAGGAGATGGCATCGCCAATGTGGGATTAGGTGTTAGGAGTGATACTGAAACTGCCTACAGTTTCCTTAAAAAATTTACATCAACCATGAATGCCACCCCAGTTGAGCTAAATATGGGCGGAGTTCCAGTATACGGGCCAGTGAAAAAAACATATGCTAGTGGTTTGATGGTAGTGGGAGATGCCGCCGGCCATGTAGAACCATTCACAGGCGGGGGAATTCATGTTACTGCACAATGTGCCCGTATTGCAGGGGAAGTGGCAGCAGAAGCCGTTGAAAATGAAAACACTTCTGAAAATTTTCTGAAAAAATATGAAAAACGCTGGCAAAAAGAAGTGGGAAAAGATCTAAAACAATCCCTTAAATATCGTAAAATACTGGATCAATTAACTGATGAAGAAATGGATAGTGTGGTAAAATTCATTAAAGAACAGGGTATGGAATCAATATCCAAAATGGCATTGCTGGGTTTTGTACGTGAACACCCTAAATTCTTAAAACTTTTAAAGGACATAATATTGTAA
- a CDS encoding NAD(P)/FAD-dependent oxidoreductase, producing MKKMKYDVVVVGGRIGGSTASLFASKNDLDVLMIEKNQEIGTPVQCAEATSSSTFKTLEMKPSSKYVCNEIKGADVYAPDGTHGHLEGGYAEGFILERKLFDKQLAIESAKAGTDIMVKTTAKDLIRKNGQICGVVAKHMGHTIEIEADMVIAADGIESGIAKMAGLKTHQSPQSLCSCAQYEMVGVECDPDYLQFYFGEKIAPGGYAWIFPKGDGIANVGVGVRSDTGTAYSFLKKFTSTMDATPVELNMGGVPVQGPVKRTYADGLMVVGDAAGQVEPFTGGGIHVTAQCARIAGEVAVEAIGKENTSGNFLKKYEKRWQKEVGKDLKQSLKYRKIMDKLTDKEMNIVAEFLKEQDLESIPKMAMLGFVRDYPQFLKLLKDIL from the coding sequence ATGAAAAAAATGAAGTATGACGTAGTTGTTGTAGGCGGACGTATTGGAGGATCTACTGCCTCATTATTTGCCTCTAAAAATGATTTAGATGTGTTAATGATTGAAAAAAATCAGGAAATAGGCACCCCGGTGCAGTGTGCTGAGGCCACCAGCTCCAGCACATTTAAAACCCTGGAAATGAAACCCTCCTCAAAGTACGTGTGTAATGAAATAAAAGGAGCCGATGTATACGCCCCAGATGGTACGCATGGCCATCTGGAAGGGGGATATGCTGAAGGATTCATTTTAGAGCGGAAATTGTTTGATAAACAGCTTGCCATAGAATCAGCCAAAGCAGGTACTGATATCATGGTTAAAACCACTGCCAAGGACCTCATACGCAAAAATGGTCAGATTTGTGGAGTGGTTGCCAAGCATATGGGACATACCATTGAGATTGAAGCAGACATGGTAATTGCCGCCGATGGAATAGAATCCGGAATAGCCAAAATGGCAGGGCTTAAAACCCATCAGAGTCCCCAGAGTCTTTGTTCGTGTGCTCAGTACGAGATGGTGGGTGTGGAGTGTGATCCTGATTATCTTCAATTTTATTTTGGTGAAAAAATAGCTCCCGGCGGATACGCGTGGATCTTCCCCAAAGGAGATGGCATCGCCAATGTGGGTGTGGGTGTTAGGAGTGATACTGGAACTGCCTACAGTTTCCTTAAAAAATTTACTTCAACCATGGACGCCACCCCAGTTGAGCTAAATATGGGTGGAGTTCCAGTTCAGGGGCCGGTGAAAAGAACTTATGCAGATGGTCTGATGGTGGTGGGAGATGCTGCAGGACAGGTAGAACCATTCACAGGCGGGGGAATTCATGTTACTGCACAATGTGCCCGTATTGCAGGGGAAGTGGCAGTAGAAGCCATTGGAAAAGAAAACACTTCTGGAAATTTTCTGAAAAAATATGAAAAACGCTGGCAAAAAGAAGTGGGAAAAGATCTAAAACAATCCCTCAAGTATCGTAAAATAATGGATAAATTAACTGATAAAGAAATGAATATTGTGGCAGAATTCCTTAAAGAACAGGACCTGGAATCAATCCCAAAAATGGCGATGCTGGGTTTTGTACGTGATTACCCCCAATTTTTAAAACTTTTAAAGGACATACTATAG
- a CDS encoding HEAT repeat domain-containing protein, with the protein MDSEVNVAQLEEEQDVEGLIRALKDHDYLTRKEAARALKKVGDETAVPALIEALRYKSWHLDYVILSSVRENSAEALGRIGDIRAIPALIDSMEDDPDEEVRLKSAWALGELGNEEAVDALITALEDKNWSVRRTSANALGRIGDHRAVPYLIKALEDNDWHVRKYAAVSLGKMQDKQAIPVLLEAMDDEDADVRWKAMLALGKLGESAVPPLIKTLKNKNWRVRAKAAEVLGKIGGEDALHALINLLVGRTTDKNRHVRGKAAEALGRIGDEQAFEALKNAQKDEYKYVRDKADVSIQKILKPRKEIRILNYDNGEVSLDYSEHWEMVETSDAKKVLRGLYANNSITLSLNRNTDVAEISSLEFAEMLKDVFRIQGSEVIDEMDFEKYGMEVYEIYGENNELTPTSILIVSFKKNNLLYYLWFVGDPVAFQDASEDIEIMVDSFYIYG; encoded by the coding sequence ATGGATTCTGAAGTGAATGTAGCCCAACTGGAAGAAGAACAAGATGTTGAGGGTTTGATAAGAGCCCTTAAAGATCATGACTACCTTACCAGGAAAGAAGCAGCGCGTGCTTTGAAGAAAGTAGGGGATGAAACGGCAGTTCCTGCCCTTATAGAAGCTTTACGTTACAAGAGCTGGCACTTGGACTATGTTATCCTTAGTTCGGTTAGAGAAAATTCTGCAGAAGCTCTGGGAAGAATTGGAGATATTAGAGCTATTCCCGCCCTGATTGATTCCATGGAAGATGACCCTGACGAAGAAGTTAGGTTAAAATCAGCATGGGCTCTGGGAGAATTGGGTAACGAAGAAGCTGTGGATGCCTTAATCACTGCCCTGGAAGATAAGAACTGGAGTGTGCGAAGAACTTCTGCCAATGCTCTGGGAAGGATTGGTGATCATCGTGCTGTGCCCTACCTAATTAAAGCCCTGGAAGATAATGATTGGCATGTGCGTAAATACGCCGCAGTATCATTAGGAAAAATGCAGGACAAACAGGCCATTCCTGTTCTCCTGGAAGCAATGGATGATGAGGATGCAGATGTAAGGTGGAAGGCCATGCTGGCACTGGGAAAGCTGGGTGAAAGCGCAGTACCTCCACTGATAAAAACTCTTAAAAACAAAAACTGGAGAGTGAGAGCAAAAGCAGCCGAGGTTTTAGGTAAAATAGGGGGCGAAGACGCCCTCCATGCACTGATTAATCTTCTTGTGGGAAGAACAACCGACAAAAACCGCCATGTTAGGGGTAAAGCTGCCGAAGCTCTGGGAAGAATTGGAGATGAACAGGCATTCGAAGCCCTTAAAAACGCTCAAAAAGATGAATATAAATATGTAAGAGACAAGGCTGATGTTTCTATCCAAAAAATCCTTAAACCACGTAAAGAAATTCGTATTTTGAACTATGATAATGGAGAGGTATCTCTGGATTATTCTGAGCACTGGGAAATGGTCGAGACCTCTGACGCCAAGAAGGTGCTCCGTGGTTTATACGCCAATAACTCCATAACCCTATCCCTTAACAGAAATACAGACGTGGCTGAAATATCATCACTGGAATTTGCAGAGATGCTAAAAGATGTGTTCCGGATTCAGGGCAGTGAAGTAATTGATGAAATGGATTTTGAAAAATATGGGATGGAAGTCTACGAAATTTATGGTGAAAATAACGAGTTAACCCCCACCAGCATCTTAATTGTGTCATTTAAAAAGAATAATTTACTCTATTACTTATGGTTTGTAGGAGATCCGGTTGCATTCCAGGATGCAAGTGAAGACATAGAAATTATGGTGGATAGTTTCTATATATACGGTTAA
- a CDS encoding MGMT family protein: MENKNITNPRKTSDLKKITNSNPKKILISICKADDLFFAVGVSPETEKIVRIFLPQSSREILEEQISQEFTHFELTEKYNKVVEDIIKIYEGQKSEFKMDMLDLSTKKSGARPGPVSNDFDLKALHLVFKIPRGEVKTYKEVAESMQSRAWRAVGSAMARNPFPLVIPCHRVVRSDLNLGNYGGGVEMKREILRKEGVKIKGQRVLRP; this comes from the coding sequence ATGGAAAATAAAAACATCACTAATCCCAGAAAAACCAGTGATCTGAAAAAAATCACCAATTCCAATCCAAAAAAGATCCTGATATCAATTTGCAAGGCAGATGATCTATTCTTTGCAGTGGGAGTTTCCCCTGAAACTGAAAAGATAGTGAGGATTTTCCTACCACAATCCAGTAGAGAAATACTAGAAGAACAGATTTCCCAGGAATTTACTCACTTTGAATTAACTGAAAAATACAATAAAGTGGTAGAAGATATAATCAAAATTTATGAAGGGCAAAAAAGCGAATTTAAAATGGATATGCTGGATTTATCCACTAAAAAATCAGGAGCACGTCCTGGGCCGGTTTCCAATGATTTTGATCTTAAAGCTCTGCACTTGGTTTTTAAAATTCCCAGGGGAGAAGTTAAAACATATAAAGAAGTTGCAGAGTCCATGCAAAGTCGTGCCTGGAGGGCTGTGGGGAGTGCAATGGCCAGAAACCCGTTTCCATTGGTTATACCCTGCCATAGAGTGGTCAGATCTGATCTGAATCTGGGTAACTATGGTGGAGGGGTGGAAATGAAAAGAGAAATATTAAGAAAAGAAGGTGTGAAGATCAAAGGCCAACGTGTACTACGACCCTAA
- a CDS encoding 4Fe-4S dicluster domain-containing protein, which produces MKTLMVIDPHRCSECQDCINACKKTHGVARTKKTSTVPVFCLQCHPDKAPCARICPTGAIREEDGTLMVDEESCIMCRLCMIACPVGMLVIDDQKKAVQKCTLCLDAEDQILPACVEACKDNVLKIFSVEDLEELKKDLSYTEVLNEAMKAYQDKL; this is translated from the coding sequence ATGAAGACCCTGATGGTAATTGATCCGCACCGTTGCAGTGAGTGCCAGGATTGCATCAATGCATGTAAAAAAACTCATGGAGTGGCCAGAACCAAAAAAACCAGCACAGTACCGGTATTCTGTCTACAATGTCACCCTGATAAAGCTCCCTGTGCCCGAATATGTCCAACCGGTGCCATCCGGGAAGAAGATGGAACTTTAATGGTGGATGAGGAATCCTGTATAATGTGCCGTTTGTGCATGATAGCCTGTCCAGTGGGTATGCTGGTTATAGATGACCAGAAAAAGGCAGTTCAGAAATGCACCCTGTGTCTGGATGCAGAAGACCAGATACTACCCGCATGTGTAGAGGCTTGCAAAGATAACGTTCTGAAGATTTTCTCTGTAGAAGATCTGGAGGAACTCAAAAAAGACCTTTCATACACAGAAGTACTTAACGAAGCCATGAAAGCCTACCAGGATAAGCTTTAG
- the acsC gene encoding acetyl-CoA decarbonylase/synthase complex subunit gamma, producing MQVTAMDIYRLLPQTNCEDCDEAACGEASCMAFATKLSEKEAPLELCTELTEEGFSKLEAMLAPAVREITIGTGDKTITIGGDEVLYRYELTYYNPTSLVIDISDNLSDAEFAERVKTIEETEFERIGEMLTLDAIALRNASGDAEKFAEAALKLKASKLPIILCSFDPAAMKAALEKVGDERPLIYAINESNLEEMAALALEYNCPVAIFSPNDLEKMKQISRTIRKKGIEDIVLDPGTFVEDGIGDSLDNFVMIRRLAIEERDEDFRFPLLGIPALTWLYEKDEIQGGIREATIAATLMNKYADILIFHGTNIWELIPVLTLRQGIYTDPRKPQAVDPGLYEFGELDKNSPVLMTTNFALTFYTVEGDIKGKTNAYLLVLDTEGRAVDVSLAGGQLNAEAVADLIKETGIEDKVDTRTLIIPGLSAPVSGEIEDESGWEVLVGPRDSSGVPDFLDKLKEKA from the coding sequence ATGGCCTTCGCCACCAAACTTTCAGAAAAAGAAGCACCACTGGAACTGTGCACAGAACTCACTGAAGAAGGATTCTCCAAACTGGAAGCCATGCTAGCACCAGCAGTACGTGAGATAACCATAGGAACCGGTGATAAAACCATCACCATCGGTGGAGATGAGGTACTGTACCGTTACGAGTTAACCTACTACAATCCCACTTCCCTGGTTATTGACATATCCGATAACCTGAGTGATGCAGAATTCGCAGAACGGGTTAAAACCATAGAAGAAACCGAGTTTGAAAGGATCGGTGAAATGCTCACCCTCGATGCCATCGCCCTCAGAAACGCATCTGGAGATGCAGAAAAATTCGCAGAAGCTGCTTTGAAATTAAAAGCATCTAAATTGCCTATCATCCTATGTTCATTTGACCCTGCGGCTATGAAAGCAGCCCTAGAGAAAGTGGGTGATGAAAGGCCACTAATATATGCAATCAATGAATCTAATCTGGAAGAAATGGCAGCCCTGGCTCTAGAATACAACTGTCCTGTAGCCATATTCTCCCCAAATGATTTGGAGAAAATGAAACAGATCAGCAGAACCATCCGGAAAAAAGGAATAGAAGATATTGTCCTGGACCCTGGAACCTTTGTAGAAGATGGTATTGGTGACAGTTTGGATAACTTCGTTATGATCCGTCGCCTGGCAATTGAAGAACGTGATGAAGACTTCCGCTTCCCATTACTGGGAATTCCTGCCCTCACCTGGCTATATGAAAAAGATGAAATACAGGGAGGTATCAGGGAGGCCACCATCGCCGCCACTCTCATGAACAAATACGCGGATATCCTGATATTCCATGGAACCAACATCTGGGAATTAATACCCGTCCTCACCCTGAGACAGGGAATATACACAGACCCCAGAAAGCCACAGGCAGTGGATCCTGGTCTCTATGAATTCGGTGAACTGGATAAAAACTCACCAGTGCTCATGACCACCAACTTCGCCCTCACCTTCTACACTGTGGAAGGGGATATTAAAGGCAAAACCAATGCTTACCTGTTGGTACTGGACACTGAAGGTCGAGCTGTGGATGTTTCCTTGGCTGGAGGACAGTTAAATGCAGAAGCTGTAGCTGATCTCATTAAAGAAACTGGTATTGAAGATAAGGTGGATACCCGTACACTCATAATACCTGGATTATCCGCCCCTGTCAGTGGAGAAATAGAGGATGAAAGTGGATGGGAAGTTCTGGTTGGTCCACGAGACTCATCTGGAGTGCCAGATTTCTTGGATAAACTTAAAGAGAAAGCATAG